Within the Candidatus Deferrimicrobiaceae bacterium genome, the region CGGGAGCTGAAGAACGCCTGCGAGCGGATGGTGATCCTGTGCCGGGGGGAGGAGGTTTCGGTGGAGGATCTTCCGCCGGCTCCCCCAACGTCCCGGCCGGGCGAGCCGGGAGGGGAGGGATTCACGGACGACTGGCCTCCTCTTCCCGCCGGTGGACTCTCCCTCGTCGATCTCGAAAAGAAAGTGATCGAGCGTGCCCTGCGCCTGAAAGGGGGGAACATCACCCAGGCTGCGGCCTATCTCAACGTTCCCCGGCACATCCTCGTCTACCGCATCGAGAAGTACGGGATCCGCCGCGATGGGTGAAAAACGCCTGCTGAACGGATGGGCGGACGAACTGCGGCCGGTGTTCTCGACGAGGATGGTCCTCGTCGCGTGGATCCCCTGCCTTCTCATCACGATCCTGCATTACCGGACCCTGGTCGAGTACGCGTGGGCCCACGATGTCCTCCGGCGCCTGTACTACCTTCCGATCCTGTTCGCCGCTTTCTCGGGAGGGGTGCGCGGCGGGATCTCGGTGTCCGCCTTCGCCTCCCTCATCTATTTCCCCCACGCGTTCCTCTCCCTCGTGGCGCGCGACCCCGGGGACGCCCTGGAAAAGGGGCTGGAGATCCTCCTGTACAACATCGTGGCCGTGGTGGCGGGACTCCTCGTCGACCGGGAGCGCCGGGAGCGGGAGAAGCAGGAGCGTCTTGCCAACAAACTCTCCGAGGCGCTGGAGGAACAGCGCCGGATCGAGTCGCAGCTCATCCGGGCGGGCAGGCTCGGGGCGCTCGGCGAGCTGACGGCGGGGATCGCCCACGAGATCAAGAACCCGCTCCACGCGATGAAGGGGACGGCGGAGATCCTGCGGGACGCCGTTCCGCCCGAGGCCCCCGAGCGCCGGATGCTGGACCTCCACATGGAGGAGATCGACCGGCTGGCGCAGACCGCCGAGAGATTCCTCACGTTCGCCCGCCCGGCCCCCTCCGACCGGCGCCCGCTCGACCTGCGGGAGGTGGTGAATCGCGTCGCGTCGCTGGTGGAGACCCAGGCCCGCCGGGAGGGGGTGACGACGGTGATCGACCGGTACGACGGGGCGGAGCCCCCCACGGTGATGGGGGACGCCGACCAGCTGACCCAGCTGCTGCTCAACATCGCCCTCAACGGGGTGCAGGCGATGGCCGGCCGGGGGAGCGGGACCCTCTCCTTCTTCGCATTCCCCGAGCGGCAGGGCGGGAAGGGGTACTCCTGCGTCGCTCTCCGCAACGACGGGCCGGCGATCCCCGAAGACCGGCTGGAAAGGATCTTCGATCCCTTCTACACTACGAAGGACGGTGGGACGGGCCTGGGGCTTTCCATCTGCTCCCGGATCGCCGACCAGCACGACGGGCTTCTGTCCGTCCGAAATCTTCCGGAGGGAAGGGGAGTCGAATTCACCCTGTCCCTTCCGGCAAAAGGGGATGACGGGTGAACGAGGAGAGGTCCCTCTCGGAAGTCCACTCCTCGGTGACGATCCCTGAGCAACGGGGGTTCCTGAGGCGGCTGTTTGCCTTCGCCGGGCCCGCCTACCTCGTGGCGGTCGGCTACATGGACCCGGGGAACTGGGCGACCGACATCGCCGCCGGTTCCCGGTACGGGTACGCCCTCGTCTGGGTCCTGGTGATGTCCAACGCCATGGCGATTCTCCTCCAGAGCCTCTCCGCGCGGCTTGGGCTTGTTTCCGGGCGGGACCTGGCCCAGGCGTGCCGGGACCGGTACCCGGCTTCCGTCAACGTCGCGTTGTGGATCCTTTGCGAGGTGGCCATCGCCGCCTGCGACCTGGCCGAGGTGATCGGATCGGCCATCGGGCTCCAGCTCCTGTTCGGAATCCCCCTGATCTACGGGGTCCTGATCACCGCTTTGGACACGTTCCTGATCCTCTTTCTCCACCAGGCCGGGATCCGGAAGATGGAGGCCTTCATCCTGGTCCTGGTGGCGACGATCGCGGGCTGCTTCCTGTTCGAGATCCTCGTCTCGCGCCCGGACCTGCCCGGGATCGCACGCGGGGTCCTCCCCTCGCTTCCCGATTCCGATGCCCTCTACTTCGCCATCGGAATCCTGGGGGCCACGGTCATGCCGCACAACCTCTACCTCCACTCTTCGCTGGTGCAGTCCCGCCGCGTCGAAAAGACCGCGCGGGGAATCCATCAGTCGCTGAAATTCAACCTGATCGATTCCGTGGTCGCCCTCAACCTGGCCCTCTTCATCAACGCGGCGATCCTGATCATGGCCGCCGCCGTCTTCCACCGGGCGGGCCTCTTCGACGTAGCCGCGATCCAGGACGCCCATCAGCTGCTGGCCCCCATCGTAGGGAGCGCACTTGCTCCGATCCTCTTTGCGGTCGCCCTGATCAGCGCGGGACAAAGCTCCACGATCACGGGGACCCTGGCCGGCCAGATCGTGATGGAGGGATACGTCAATATCCGCCTGAGGCCTTGGCTTCGGCGCATCGTCACCCGTGCCGTGGCGATCGTCCCCGCCGTCCTGACGATCGTCCTGTTCGGGGATCGGGCGACAGGGGAACTGCTGGTCTTGAGCCAGGTCGTGCTGA harbors:
- a CDS encoding Nramp family divalent metal transporter, yielding MNEERSLSEVHSSVTIPEQRGFLRRLFAFAGPAYLVAVGYMDPGNWATDIAAGSRYGYALVWVLVMSNAMAILLQSLSARLGLVSGRDLAQACRDRYPASVNVALWILCEVAIAACDLAEVIGSAIGLQLLFGIPLIYGVLITALDTFLILFLHQAGIRKMEAFILVLVATIAGCFLFEILVSRPDLPGIARGVLPSLPDSDALYFAIGILGATVMPHNLYLHSSLVQSRRVEKTARGIHQSLKFNLIDSVVALNLALFINAAILIMAAAVFHRAGLFDVAAIQDAHQLLAPIVGSALAPILFAVALISAGQSSTITGTLAGQIVMEGYVNIRLRPWLRRIVTRAVAIVPAVLTIVLFGDRATGELLVLSQVVLSLQLSFAVIPLIHMVSDRKLMGAFAIRPWVQLLAWTTAGIIVVLNAKLVIDEVGVWMGKEGTSGMLARYLAIPVIAAVGFLLLFVLLDPFFLGRRKRREPADVHKGPELEGVEPARPFGKVAAALDFGDTDAEVLSRAAALAASAKCPLLLIHVVESAGALALGRDIGDTESRADLERLKRYAIDLGKYDVNVEVELGFGSPVRVLPEMVERHRVELLVVGAHGHRGVTDWLYGSTIDELRHRLNISVLVVGRPGPEP
- a CDS encoding ATP-binding protein: MGEKRLLNGWADELRPVFSTRMVLVAWIPCLLITILHYRTLVEYAWAHDVLRRLYYLPILFAAFSGGVRGGISVSAFASLIYFPHAFLSLVARDPGDALEKGLEILLYNIVAVVAGLLVDRERREREKQERLANKLSEALEEQRRIESQLIRAGRLGALGELTAGIAHEIKNPLHAMKGTAEILRDAVPPEAPERRMLDLHMEEIDRLAQTAERFLTFARPAPSDRRPLDLREVVNRVASLVETQARREGVTTVIDRYDGAEPPTVMGDADQLTQLLLNIALNGVQAMAGRGSGTLSFFAFPERQGGKGYSCVALRNDGPAIPEDRLERIFDPFYTTKDGGTGLGLSICSRIADQHDGLLSVRNLPEGRGVEFTLSLPAKGDDG